The window gcgttaaagagtgtggtttattccagtatgcggagtaaagtccaggcagggtcatacacaggtgatcagacgagttacatgggattaggcggagacgtagtcaggagcaggcacagatcataaccgggaggagagtacaataccaaacgtcaggcggtgaagcgtggtcaggcaggcaatggtcggcaacaggcagtagtaaCAAGGTCGAGCATCAACAAAGccaggaaacacgaagacacggcaggaacaatgaactgggaaagcacgacgacacacgaacaacgatctggcggggaactgaggacaaaggtggtggttaagtacaaagtgaactaatagcagatgaagtgcaggtgtggataatgcggaccggtactaacagggaacagctgtgatgtgacgtagccggaagtcctttcaacataaaggcAGATCTTAAACCAggacgtgacaactgaacaggaagtattacaaaacaggaaacaacaagaaacaaaacccagatcgtgacaaaaACACACCAGACGGACAAAAACTGGCAGTGTCCAGTAACTTAAAGAGTCTGAGCAACGGCTGGAAAATAACCATGCTCATCAGCGTCCCAAAGTTCATAGTTGAACACCATCGTTGAACAAGGTGTAACAGTGACTCGAGGCAGAAAAATTACAATTCCAAACAGAAAAAGACTCAGACAGGCAGATCCAAGGATCCATAGGTTACACACAGGAGCCCTGTTTGTTGTTTGGTGAGTGTGAAACGAACGTCTGCGTTCACTGACGTCAGAATAACTCAGTGACGATTAAACCACCGTTTGGCTGAAACGCTGCTTTGCCATTTCAATGTTGGTCTCAAAGGCCTTAGGTCTAagatcttttttattttgcaacaTTTCTATAATGAGTAAAGACGAGACTAAAACCAGATTCTGATGAACTTCATTAATATGATTAAGTGCGACCCTGTAAACAGCAGACACATCCATGTTCATTGGTCTGAGGCCAATCCTCACCGTTCTTCATTAGTTCAAGGAAAGCGACCAACGGAAATGTAGTCTCTGGGTAAAACAACGCCCTTCTGTTCTGGTCCAAACAGATCATTGACTGAAACACGGCTGAAACAAATGGATCCAATAAATGTTCCGATGGTTTAAATCAGATTTAAATGAATTGACTCGCAGTGAAACAGTCTGATCATATAATGACCAGTAGAAAACATCGTGTCAAAACATAGTCATTTAAAAAAggtatttttaattttgtttagcataaaaacactgttttgaatccaaattaatttaaattcacaTGACACTAAATATTAACAAGATACTGTGTgacttttaaatatataatcatGTAATAGTAAAAAGTAAATGCTGTCACTTACAGACGTGTGCCTGCTGTGTTTTgtagttttctttttgctggTTGTGTTTTTCGTCACTAAAACATCTGCACAAGCAGCTGGAAAACGTTTTTTACACCAATAACTTCCATGAAGAAAATTGAAAATAAAGACCCATTTAAAATATCCAACACTACGTGAAATGTAAAGAAACAGAATGATCTGTAAACTATTTAAAACGCAAACGCTAAAACTAGGCAAAAGACAGGAAATATTATGTAATGTTACAAAAATCATCTGTTGGGACACGTTACAAtgagcttttgtgtttttaggtttatcactgagaagctgcttcatgtgatcaggttcaggtccagcagcatcagtgctTCACTGGTTCCATCAGTTTGACCCATTAACTAATTGGCAGCTTCAGCAGAGATCAGAACCTTGGTTGTCGTTGTTAAACATTGTCATCATAAACTATCTGGTGCTGAATCCTGAGTCCAGTTCATCATCTCCTTTGTCACCACCTGCTTCCAGAGGCTGCTGGTCTCTGACATAAAAACAGGTAAAAGGTAAAGCAGTGAAACCACTAGAACCAGTAAACCTGGGTTCAAAGCTCAACAGGAAGCTggtcagaggcagcagatgatgCTTCACACAGAACCGGGTCAGAACCGTCTCTTACCTCATGAGCACAAGAAATTCTCTAgagctgtggagctgcttgTTGTCGACTGCATGAATAATGAGATTGATGTTAACACCGATTGTGATTTTATGTACTGTTAAATCCTGTATATATAGATTTATCATTTATGCAATTGGAATTAAAAAACAGTGATtagtaaatataatataatataatataatataatataatataatataatataatataatataatataatataatataatataatataaaaaaataacatttttacttgttattttatgtttgtgttttatgtgttaATAAAAATTTAATTGGCCTTCGGTGATGATCCTTTAATGATCCTGTAGTCTTGTGTCATGTTTCTGTGGACGTGATGAGTCAGTGATAAACCAGTCGTCTCACCTTTGGTTCTGAAAGTGATGAAtccaatgatgatgatgaagataaacaaaacagcaagagcaacagcaacaacgaTTCCAATGACATCTGCTGAAACTAAACCACAACCTATGAAACAAAAAATTCTTTTTAGCTCCGGTTTCAAAAAGGAAGATTTGTGAAAACTCATTATAACACAATAACTGGTTCATAGTGACGTTACCGGTAGATGATAAATAAAAGGTAAGTGGCAGATCTAAAGTAGTGTTGGTTCCTACATAAAACATCAGTTCATTCGTGTCAACTGAGCTGACTGTGTGAGTCTCACCTCCAGGACCCgtttgctgctctgctctggggATGTCGTGCTTCACTTCAGGTTTGACTGAAAGGTCCAAGTCGTCAGCGACCTGGACGGCTCCATCAGGGACGGACAGACCCTCTTCACGGTCCACCTCCTCATGGATCTGATCACCGTTAGTCCACAGCGACTCGGTTCTGTCAGGACACGAACCCGAAGCCTGGCAGCAGcttggagaggagggagaggcagcgTCTGGAGACGTGGTGTCACTGAGTCTTACTGATGGTTGACTTGGACTTTTGgtgaaatgcatttgtttgaTTTTGCATTTTAACACGAAACATACGGATGAATTTGGGATCATAAATTCGCTGAGAACAGCTTGTGTTGAAGCAGCATTCCTGCTCAGACAGGCTGTTTGTGGAAGTCAGAGCCACAAACAGTAGGGGTCAGAATTAAAGTTACTTTAAACTAAATCAGAGAATCACAGgaaccaaaaacactcctgcAGCCATAAACCAAACTAAACCATGAGGATATGCTGAAATCACATGAACTATTATTGGGCTAAAGCTCAATAAAGACTGGGCTTCAGTGTGGCATGAACAAAAGGCTAAGGCCAAGCTAAGGCTATGGCTGCAACTGAACACCACGCTGAAACCAGCGTCACTGCACGTCTTATGAGCACGGCATGCGTGACTCACCTGAGCCGACAGAAACAAGAACTGcaaaacagaagcagctggaaca is drawn from Betta splendens chromosome 11, fBetSpl5.4, whole genome shotgun sequence and contains these coding sequences:
- the LOC129604841 gene encoding uncharacterized protein LOC129604841 isoform X3, with the translated sequence MREKLLMLLFFCHGASADAASPSSPSCCQASGSCPDRTESLWTNGDQIHEEVDREEGLSVPDGAVQVADDLDLSVKPEVKHDIPRAEQQTGPGGCGLVSADVIGIVVAVALAVLFIFIIIIGFITFRTKVDNKQLHSSREFLVLMRDQQPLEAGGDKGDDELDSGFSTR
- the LOC129604841 gene encoding uncharacterized protein LOC129604841 isoform X1, with product MSRTHESRNIQIAHLLFTTERRGRSQQSWFLTVWDEIAVTQAAVWCLVSKEVRQKKKCWTFEPTLPRVARLVRVRWCSSGLFQLLLFCSSCFCRLSCCQASGSCPDRTESLWTNGDQIHEEVDREEGLSVPDGAVQVADDLDLSVKPEVKHDIPRAEQQTGPGGCGLVSADVIGIVVAVALAVLFIFIIIIGFITFRTKVDNKQLHSSREFLVLMRDQQPLEAGGDKGDDELDSGFSTR
- the LOC129604841 gene encoding uncharacterized protein LOC129604841 isoform X2, with the protein product MIPNSSVCFVLKCKIKQMHFTKSPSQPSVRLSDTTSPDAASPSSPSCCQASGSCPDRTESLWTNGDQIHEEVDREEGLSVPDGAVQVADDLDLSVKPEVKHDIPRAEQQTGPGGCGLVSADVIGIVVAVALAVLFIFIIIIGFITFRTKVDNKQLHSSREFLVLMRDQQPLEAGGDKGDDELDSGFSTR